The proteins below come from a single Benincasa hispida cultivar B227 chromosome 4, ASM972705v1, whole genome shotgun sequence genomic window:
- the LOC120076858 gene encoding thermospermine synthase ACAULIS5 isoform X1, translated as MGPAVLSSHTNGFSQSVDRNFEEKSNYINGANSSHESVINNVNGDDCHWYEEIIDENLKWSFALNRVLQKGTSEFQDIALLDTKRFGKTLMIDGKMQSAEADEFVYHECLIHPALLCHSNPKTVFIMGGGEGSAAREVLKHKSIEKVVMCDIDQDVVDFCRKHLTVNRETFCHSKLHLVINDARAELEKRREKYDIIIGDLADPVKDGPCYKLYTKSFYHDIVKPKLHHNGIFVTQAGPAGIFTHKEVFTSIYNTIKQTFNYVIAYTAYIPSFADTWGWVMASDHPFCIKSEELDKRIEDRINGELLYLTGPSIVSSTILNKMVSLALLNETHIYTEATAKFIHGQGVGFKQLNGGSCGRGV; from the exons ATGGGTCCTGCAGTTCTAAGCTCCCACACCAATGGCTTCTCTCAATCAGTTGATCGAAACTTCGAAGAGAAGAGCAATTACATCAACGGCGCCAATTCTTCTCACGAATCCGTAATCAACAATGTTAATGGCGACGATTGCCATTGGTACGAAGAAATCATCGATGAAAACCTCAAATGGTCCTTTGCTCTGAATAG AGTTCTGCAGAAAGGAACCAGTGAATTTCAAGATATCGCTCTTTTAGATACGAAGCGTTTCGGAAAA ACATTGATGATCGATGGGAAGATGCAGAGTGCTGAAGCTGATGAATTTGTTTATCATGAATGTTTAATTCATCCCGCTCTGTTATGTCATTCCAA CCCGAAAACTGTATTCATAATGGGGGGTGGAGAAGGTTCAGCAGCAAGAGAAGTTCTCAAACACAAATCAATAGAAAAGGTTGTCATGTGCGATATTGATCAG GATGTGGTGGATTTCTGCCGCAAACATTTGACTGTGAACCGAGAGACCTTTTGTCACAGTAAACTTCATCTTGTGATAAACGATGCCAG aGCGGAATTAgaaaagagaagagagaaatatgatataattataggAGACCTAGCAGACCCTGTTAAAGATGGGCCTTGCTACAAGCTCTACACCAAATCCTTTTACCACGACATCGTCAAACCTAAACTCCACCACAATGGCATCTTTGTAACTCAG GCAGGACCAGCCGGGATTTTCACCCACAAAGAGGTTTTTACCTCAATTTATAACACAATCAAACAGACCTTCAACT ATGTGATTGCTTACACTGCTTACATACCATCTTTTGCAGACACATGGGGATGGGTTATG GCATCAGATCATCCTTTCTGTATAAAATCAGAGGAATTGGATAAAAGAATTGAGGATAGAATCAATGGGGAGTTGCTTTATTTAACTGGTCCCTCAATTGTATCCTCCACcatcctcaacaaaatggtttCTTTAGC GTTGTTGAATGAAACTCACATCTACACTGAAGCGACTGCAAAATTCATACATGGTCAAGGGGTTGGATTCAAGCAACTGAATGGGGGAAGTTGTGGTCGTGgtgtataa
- the LOC120076858 gene encoding thermospermine synthase ACAULIS5 isoform X2, with protein MGPAVLSSHTNGFSQSVDRNFEEKSNYINGANSSHESVINNVNGDDCHWYEEIIDENLKWSFALNSPKTVFIMGGGEGSAAREVLKHKSIEKVVMCDIDQDVVDFCRKHLTVNRETFCHSKLHLVINDARAELEKRREKYDIIIGDLADPVKDGPCYKLYTKSFYHDIVKPKLHHNGIFVTQAGPAGIFTHKEVFTSIYNTIKQTFNYVIAYTAYIPSFADTWGWVMASDHPFCIKSEELDKRIEDRINGELLYLTGPSIVSSTILNKMVSLALLNETHIYTEATAKFIHGQGVGFKQLNGGSCGRGV; from the exons ATGGGTCCTGCAGTTCTAAGCTCCCACACCAATGGCTTCTCTCAATCAGTTGATCGAAACTTCGAAGAGAAGAGCAATTACATCAACGGCGCCAATTCTTCTCACGAATCCGTAATCAACAATGTTAATGGCGACGATTGCCATTGGTACGAAGAAATCATCGATGAAAACCTCAAATGGTCCTTTGCTCTGAATAG CCCGAAAACTGTATTCATAATGGGGGGTGGAGAAGGTTCAGCAGCAAGAGAAGTTCTCAAACACAAATCAATAGAAAAGGTTGTCATGTGCGATATTGATCAG GATGTGGTGGATTTCTGCCGCAAACATTTGACTGTGAACCGAGAGACCTTTTGTCACAGTAAACTTCATCTTGTGATAAACGATGCCAG aGCGGAATTAgaaaagagaagagagaaatatgatataattataggAGACCTAGCAGACCCTGTTAAAGATGGGCCTTGCTACAAGCTCTACACCAAATCCTTTTACCACGACATCGTCAAACCTAAACTCCACCACAATGGCATCTTTGTAACTCAG GCAGGACCAGCCGGGATTTTCACCCACAAAGAGGTTTTTACCTCAATTTATAACACAATCAAACAGACCTTCAACT ATGTGATTGCTTACACTGCTTACATACCATCTTTTGCAGACACATGGGGATGGGTTATG GCATCAGATCATCCTTTCTGTATAAAATCAGAGGAATTGGATAAAAGAATTGAGGATAGAATCAATGGGGAGTTGCTTTATTTAACTGGTCCCTCAATTGTATCCTCCACcatcctcaacaaaatggtttCTTTAGC GTTGTTGAATGAAACTCACATCTACACTGAAGCGACTGCAAAATTCATACATGGTCAAGGGGTTGGATTCAAGCAACTGAATGGGGGAAGTTGTGGTCGTGgtgtataa
- the LOC120075797 gene encoding uncharacterized protein LOC120075797: MATSTTPALISSEQFKSSASILPPLPVRFTAANTKNHWRVRCALSSNNWRESRRLFSISLVLSNFFLIPDHASAGSFLDKYVKKKKLDPLEVYVPAVILTKLQIKDVGKILESSKPEYATCRSLLRSGLASSLRVNIRAVAQYASEDGNGNIAFDNVDQCLRALEELDSSLLRATRNDQGTSIESMKTNIDTAVLALDRLLQTVPPDVLAKGKAIADAYSTPEEEETEIVDPQLKQLESIL, from the exons ATGGCGACATCAACCACTCCTGCGCTAATTAGCTCGGAGCAGTTCAAATCCTCTGCCTCCATTCTTCCGCCTCTGCCGGTGAGATTCACCGCCGCCAATACTAAGAATCACTGGCGAGTGAGGTGCGCATTGTCCTCGAACAATTGGCGGGAGAGTAGGCGACTGTTTTCCATTTCTCTTGTCCTCTCAAATTTCTTCCTGATTCCAGACC ATGCCTCTGCTGGAAGCTTTCTGGACAAATACGTGaagaa GAAAAAGCTGGATCCGCTTGAAGTTTATGTTCCAGCCGTCATATTGACGAAGTTACAAATCAAAGACGTCG GGAAAATTTTGGAAAGTAGTAAACCAGAATACGCTACATGCCGATCTCTCTTGCGTTCTGGACTTGCATCATCCCTTCGCGTAAATATTCGAGCA GTTGCACAGTATGCGTCGGAGGATGGAAATGGAAATATTGCGTTCGACAACGTTGATCAATGTCTCAG AGCCCTGGAAGAACTTGATTCTTCACTTTTGCGTGCAACAAGAAATGATCAAGGAACCTCGATTGAATCGATGAAGACCAATATTGACACTGCCGTCCTTGCTCTGGACAG GCTCCTTCAAACTGTTCCTCCTGATGTGTTGGCTAAAGGTAAGGCCATTGCTGATGCTTATAGCACTCCAGAAGAGGAGGAAACCGAAATTGTAGACCCACAACTGAAGCAGTTGGAATCGATTTTATAA